Proteins from a genomic interval of Rosa chinensis cultivar Old Blush chromosome 2, RchiOBHm-V2, whole genome shotgun sequence:
- the LOC112184261 gene encoding uncharacterized protein LOC112184261, with product MKASWWTPTIATFILLISLPFLFVGIIAGSRIRRELSLGPQAPLVQITALSVHKFNVSETNLTAEWDVKFRIENPNLVSYISFDRVEGFILSEDTVPLAIKSIEPFELTMRTEKEVHMRVAMNKWDGEQPALKQGVLEKMMKDRETGGVRFGVQMAIWATYRTGWLWKRQHVIMNPQCLDLPVAFVPGTTTIGFGILMGAVPWTCYVPMLAD from the coding sequence ATGAAAGCGTCATGGTGGACACCAACCATTGCCacattcattcttctcatttccCTACCTTTTCTGTTTGTTGGCATCATTGCAGGTTCAAGAATTCGTCGAGAGCTTTCTCTAGGTCCCCAAGCTCCCCTCGTCCAAATCACTGCCTTATCCGTCCACAAATTTAATGTCTCCGAAACAAACTTGACAGCCGAATGGGATGTCAAGTTCAGAATAGAGAACCCAAACCTCGTTTCTTACATCTCTTTCGACCGCGTCGAGGGCTTCATTCTGTCCGAGGACACGGTGCCATTAGCCATAAAGTCGATCGAGCCGTTCGAGTTGACCATGAGGACAGAGAAAGAAGTGCATATGAGGGTGGCGATGAACAAGTGGGATGGCGAGCAGCCGGCGCTAAAACAAGGGGTGttggagaagatgatgaaggATAGGGAAACAGGGGGAGTAAGGTTCGGCGTGCAGATGGCGATTTGGGCCACGTATAGGACTGGTTGGTTGTGGAAGAGGCAGCATGTGATTATGAATCCTCAATGTTTGGATTTGCCAGTGGCGTTTGTGCCTGGCACCACCACCATAGGTTTTGGAATTTTGATGGGTGCTGTGCCTTGGACGTGCTACGTTCCCATGCTAGcagattaa